A single Antechinus flavipes isolate AdamAnt ecotype Samford, QLD, Australia chromosome 5, AdamAnt_v2, whole genome shotgun sequence DNA region contains:
- the TAS2R60 gene encoding taste receptor type 2 member 60, which yields MLLGNTVLEENVFGLVVFFYLLCLVLIAENGYILIMLASEWARCGMLPPCDKILTCLSASRFFLQLVVGGKNLYVLFYPMVFPYNTVHQYFSFQWDFLNSVTIWSSALLSVFYCVKITTFTYPVFLWLKWRISGYMTWLLLGSLGISFVIAFLFFIGNYHLYSVYSVKSLLFQNYTGENLKRNLERYYFFPLKVITYSIPASIFFLCMILLITSLERHRKKILHSNSGLWDFRTQAHTRALKTLITFSILFASYFFALIVNASNILPSEKSWYWGWQVLIYLCTTIHSTILILNNPRLRDGLF from the coding sequence ATGCTCCTAGGAAACACAGTGCTTGAAGAGAATGTCTTTGGATTAGTGGTCTTTTTTTACCTCTTGTGTCTGGTATTGATTGCGGAGAATGGCTATATCCTTATAATGCTGGCCAGTGAATGGGCAAGGTGTGGGATGCTTCCTCCATGTGATAAGATCTTGACCTGCTTGAGTGCATCTCGTTTCTTCCTGCAGTTGGTGGTGGGTGGAAAAAACCTGTACGTCTTATTCTATCCAATGGTCTTCCCATACAACACTGTACATCAGTACTTTTCTTTCCAGTGGGATTTTTTGAACTCTGTCACCATCTGGTCCTCTGCTTTGCTCAGTGTCTTCTACTGTGTGAAAATCACAACCTTCACCTACCCTGTCTTCCTCTGGCTAAAATGGAGGATCTCCGGGTACATGACCTGGCTATTGCTTGGCTCTCTTGGCATCAGCTTTGTTATTGCCTTCCTATTTTTCATTGGCAATTACCATCTCTATAGTGTCTACTCAGTGAAGAGTCTTCTATTTCAGAATTACACtggggaaaatttgaaaagaaatttggaaagataCTACTTTTTCCCTTTGAAAGTAATTACTTATTCAATTCCAGcctccatcttcttcctttgTATGATTTTGCTTATCACTTCCCTGGAAAGACATAGAAAGAAGATATTGCATAGCAATTCTGGCCTTTGGGACTTCAGGACCCAGGCTCACACCAGGGCTCTCAAGACACTCATCACTTTCTCCATCCTATTTGCATcttatttttttgcattaatagTCAATGCTTCAAATATCTTGCCATCTGAGAAGTCATGGTACTGGGGGTGGCAGGTTTTGATTTACCTATGCACAACAATCCATTCCACAATTCTGATCCTGAATAACCCCCGGCTAAGAGATGGgctattttaa
- the FAM131B gene encoding protein FAM131B isoform X1 has product MGCIGSRTVGNEVIAVDWKGLKDVDQINMDSTSSLHGSSIHRPSTEQTRTDFSWDGINLSMEDTTSILPKLKRNSNAYGIGALAKSSFSGISRSMKDHVTKPTAMGQGRVAHMIEWQGWGKAPAAQPQHSHESVRRDTDAYSDLSDGEKEARFLAGVMEQFAISEATLMAWSSMDGEDMSVNSTQEPLGCNYSDNYQELMESQDALAQAPMDGWPHSYVSQGMYCLGSSDAWEASDQSLIASPATGSYLGPAFDDSQPSLHEVGPPQPPPGHSAQGPQPLLGGDSDWAPGGGGMDPAKDLSEKRQIPAEEEEDAGCRDLESLSPREEPEASAALSRKVSDVTSSGVQSFDEEEGEANN; this is encoded by the exons ATGGGCTGCATCGGCTCTAGGACTGTGG GGAATGAGGTGATTGCAGTGGATTGGAAAGGTCTGAAGGATGTTGACCAAATCAACATGGACAGCACCAGCTCCCTGCATGGGAGTAGCATCCACCGGCCATCCACTGAG CAAACTCGAACAGATTTCTCCTGGGATGGCATCAAT CTTTCCATGGAGGATACAACCTCCATCCTTCCCAAGCTTAAGCGGAATTCCAATGCCTATGGTATTGGGGCTTTGGCCAAGTCGTCTTTCTCAG GGATCTCACGTAGCATGAAGGACCACGTGACAAAGCCTACAGCCATGGGGCAAGGTCGAGTGGCCCACATGATCGAATGGCAGGGCTGGGGGAAGGCCCCAGCTGCTCAGCCACAGCACAGTCATGAGTCTGTCCGAAGGGATACGGATGCCTACTCTGATCTCAGTGATGGCGAGAAGGAGGCTCGATTCCTTGCAG GGGTCATGGAACAGTTTGCTATCTCTGAGGCTACACTCATGGCTTGGTCTTCGATGGATGGTGAAGATATGAGTGTTAATTCTACCCAGGAGCCATTAGGCTGCAACTACAGTGATAACTACCAGGAGCTGATGGAAAGTCAGG ATGCCCTAGCCCAGGCCCCGATGGATGGATGGCCGCATTCCTATGTATCCCAAGGCATGTACTGCTTGGGGTCGTCCGATGCCTGGGAAGCCAGCGACCAGTCTCTCATAGCCTCTCCGGCCACCGGTTCCTACCTTGGTCCAGCCTTTGATGACTCCCAGCCCAGTCTGCATGAAGTAGGGCCTCCTCAACCTCCACCTGGACACTCAGCCCAGGGACCCCAACCCTTACTGGGAGGAGACTCTGACTGGGCTCCAGGAGGAGGTGGAATGGACCCTGCAAAGGATCTGTCTGAGAAAAGGCAAATACCtgctgaggaggaggaagatgcaGGATGCCGGGATCTGGAGTCACTGTCCCCACGAGAAGAGCCTGAGGCATCTGCTGCCCTCAGTAGGAAAGTGTCAGACGTTACATCCTCAGGGGTACAGTCTTTtgatgaggaggagggagaagccAATAATTAG
- the FAM131B gene encoding protein FAM131B isoform X2 produces the protein MEDTTSILPKLKRNSNAYGIGALAKSSFSGISRSMKDHVTKPTAMGQGRVAHMIEWQGWGKAPAAQPQHSHESVRRDTDAYSDLSDGEKEARFLAGVMEQFAISEATLMAWSSMDGEDMSVNSTQEPLGCNYSDNYQELMESQDALAQAPMDGWPHSYVSQGMYCLGSSDAWEASDQSLIASPATGSYLGPAFDDSQPSLHEVGPPQPPPGHSAQGPQPLLGGDSDWAPGGGGMDPAKDLSEKRQIPAEEEEDAGCRDLESLSPREEPEASAALSRKVSDVTSSGVQSFDEEEGEANN, from the exons ATGGAGGATACAACCTCCATCCTTCCCAAGCTTAAGCGGAATTCCAATGCCTATGGTATTGGGGCTTTGGCCAAGTCGTCTTTCTCAG GGATCTCACGTAGCATGAAGGACCACGTGACAAAGCCTACAGCCATGGGGCAAGGTCGAGTGGCCCACATGATCGAATGGCAGGGCTGGGGGAAGGCCCCAGCTGCTCAGCCACAGCACAGTCATGAGTCTGTCCGAAGGGATACGGATGCCTACTCTGATCTCAGTGATGGCGAGAAGGAGGCTCGATTCCTTGCAG GGGTCATGGAACAGTTTGCTATCTCTGAGGCTACACTCATGGCTTGGTCTTCGATGGATGGTGAAGATATGAGTGTTAATTCTACCCAGGAGCCATTAGGCTGCAACTACAGTGATAACTACCAGGAGCTGATGGAAAGTCAGG ATGCCCTAGCCCAGGCCCCGATGGATGGATGGCCGCATTCCTATGTATCCCAAGGCATGTACTGCTTGGGGTCGTCCGATGCCTGGGAAGCCAGCGACCAGTCTCTCATAGCCTCTCCGGCCACCGGTTCCTACCTTGGTCCAGCCTTTGATGACTCCCAGCCCAGTCTGCATGAAGTAGGGCCTCCTCAACCTCCACCTGGACACTCAGCCCAGGGACCCCAACCCTTACTGGGAGGAGACTCTGACTGGGCTCCAGGAGGAGGTGGAATGGACCCTGCAAAGGATCTGTCTGAGAAAAGGCAAATACCtgctgaggaggaggaagatgcaGGATGCCGGGATCTGGAGTCACTGTCCCCACGAGAAGAGCCTGAGGCATCTGCTGCCCTCAGTAGGAAAGTGTCAGACGTTACATCCTCAGGGGTACAGTCTTTtgatgaggaggagggagaagccAATAATTAG